The proteins below are encoded in one region of Deltaproteobacteria bacterium:
- a CDS encoding HD domain-containing protein gives MMKADVIYRLKNDPVIRAAFDAVSSAGVMAYLVGGALRNLVLSRPLGFDYDVALDSKVMDMANLLGTRLKGSPFLLDKAHGSYRITVKRDGGIFNIDLSPYNGKDILEDLNNRDFTINAMAVDINVLFRNRDVDLIDIFSGQTDAENKIIREIKPEIFDDDPLRLLRAVRLSAQYGLIIDKETERRIKTKAELLTTSSWERIRDEFFLILECPQSVNYVKGLYELSLLHEIIPEIRGWNDLAGYNLIYHAFKTLEQGEGLVNNLKAFVPEFAGSIDNSFQMPIGNVSKKGLFKLALFIHDAGKPATIKQEGERMRFIGHEVEGEGAGKRIGRRLKLSRAAAAFISRLIRNHHRVFNLASLERLTDRSKAHLFRAMGGRAAGDSDGLFLLLLSLADARATRGGDDPEFASFVKSLIDFYYKIYAVKRPRPILNGNEVMEIFDVPEGAVVGRLLRKLAEAEGGGIIKNKRDAVKFIKDLMEASKDG, from the coding sequence ATGATGAAGGCTGATGTAATCTATAGATTAAAGAACGACCCTGTCATCAGGGCCGCGTTTGATGCTGTGAGCAGCGCCGGTGTAATGGCATACCTTGTAGGAGGGGCGCTGCGCAATCTTGTTTTATCAAGGCCATTAGGCTTTGATTATGATGTTGCGTTGGACAGCAAGGTTATGGACATGGCCAATCTTCTTGGTACAAGGCTGAAAGGAAGTCCTTTTTTGCTTGATAAAGCGCATGGGTCTTACAGGATAACCGTAAAACGGGATGGCGGCATATTTAATATTGACCTATCTCCATACAATGGGAAGGATATATTGGAAGATTTAAACAATAGAGACTTTACAATAAATGCCATGGCTGTTGATATAAACGTCCTTTTTAGAAACAGGGATGTTGATTTGATAGATATTTTCAGCGGACAGACAGATGCGGAAAATAAAATAATAAGGGAGATTAAACCGGAGATATTTGATGATGATCCATTGCGGTTGCTCCGGGCAGTAAGGCTTTCAGCGCAATATGGCCTTATTATAGACAAGGAAACTGAAAGGCGCATAAAGACAAAGGCCGAACTCTTGACCACATCTTCATGGGAAAGGATAAGGGATGAGTTTTTTTTAATACTTGAGTGTCCGCAGTCAGTTAATTATGTGAAAGGGCTTTATGAACTCTCTTTGCTCCACGAAATTATCCCTGAGATCAGAGGGTGGAATGATTTGGCAGGTTATAACCTCATATATCATGCATTTAAGACATTGGAGCAGGGGGAAGGGTTGGTCAATAACCTAAAGGCCTTTGTGCCGGAATTTGCCGGCAGCATTGATAATTCCTTTCAAATGCCCATTGGCAATGTCTCTAAAAAGGGATTATTCAAGCTTGCGCTTTTTATCCATGACGCAGGCAAGCCGGCAACGATAAAACAGGAAGGAGAGAGAATGAGGTTTATAGGTCATGAGGTGGAGGGTGAAGGCGCCGGCAAACGGATAGGAAGGCGGTTGAAATTAAGCAGGGCTGCCGCGGCATTCATTTCAAGGCTTATCAGAAATCATCACAGGGTTTTTAATCTAGCGTCTCTTGAAAGATTAACTGACCGTTCTAAGGCGCATCTATTCAGGGCTATGGGGGGCAGGGCTGCGGGGGACTCGGATGGGCTTTTTCTTCTACTGCTTTCCCTTGCGGATGCCAGGGCTACCCGGGGCGGAGATGACCCTGAGTTCGCATCTTTTGTAAAAAGCCTCATTGATTTTTATTATAAGATTTATGCGGTAAAGAGGCCCCGGCCGATACTGAACGGAAATGAGGTTATGGAGATATTTGATGTTCCGGAGGGCGCTGTAGTGGGAAGGTTATTAAGAAAATTGGCAGAGGCTGAAGGCGGTGGGATTATAAAGAACAAGAGAGACGCTGTTAAATTTATAAAGGATTTAATGGAAGCGTCAAAAGACGGATAG
- the selD gene encoding selenide, water dikinase SelD: MAPGRKIKLTSYASCAGUAAKMGHDALAQVLRHLPKVVDRNLIVGAEHADDAGVYKLTDELAVINTLDFFPPVIDDPYTFGQIAAANALSDVYAMGGAPRLAMNIVAFPADLDISILQEIIIGSTDKLKEAGVILIGGHSIEDKEIKYGLSVTGLIHPEKVVTNAGANPGDKLILTKPIGTGIITTALKRGKIKPDEVMEVILSMKTLNDKASVVMQEVGVNACTDITGFGLLGHAMGMAEASSVSMTFKIKDIPFFPKALQLVKKSANHPKIIKSNREYLSPNVKMSDEITPEQANLLYDPQTSGGLLISVPFERLQQLIERLSAAKILGAVIGEVAEKRTPVIVVE; encoded by the coding sequence ATGGCTCCAGGCCGTAAGATAAAACTTACAAGCTACGCATCCTGCGCGGGTTGAGCGGCTAAAATGGGGCATGATGCCCTGGCGCAGGTTCTGCGCCATTTGCCAAAGGTTGTGGACAGGAATCTCATTGTAGGCGCTGAACATGCCGACGATGCAGGGGTGTATAAACTTACTGACGAATTGGCGGTTATAAATACGCTTGACTTTTTCCCGCCAGTTATAGATGACCCATATACATTTGGCCAGATAGCCGCCGCAAATGCCCTAAGCGATGTATATGCAATGGGCGGGGCGCCGAGGCTTGCTATGAATATCGTTGCTTTTCCGGCAGACCTTGACATTTCAATACTTCAGGAAATTATAATCGGCAGCACGGATAAATTAAAAGAGGCTGGGGTTATTCTTATCGGCGGTCATTCCATAGAGGATAAAGAGATAAAATATGGGCTATCTGTTACAGGTCTTATACATCCTGAAAAGGTTGTAACAAATGCCGGGGCTAATCCCGGAGATAAACTTATCCTGACAAAACCTATTGGCACCGGCATTATAACAACGGCGTTGAAAAGGGGAAAGATAAAACCTGATGAGGTTATGGAGGTCATTCTTTCTATGAAGACTTTGAATGATAAAGCTTCTGTTGTTATGCAGGAGGTTGGAGTAAATGCCTGCACAGATATTACAGGGTTCGGCCTCCTTGGCCATGCAATGGGAATGGCAGAGGCAAGCAGTGTCAGCATGACATTTAAGATAAAAGACATACCCTTCTTTCCAAAGGCGCTTCAACTTGTCAAAAAAAGCGCCAACCATCCAAAGATAATCAAATCAAACAGGGAATATCTATCTCCCAATGTAAAGATGTCCGATGAGATTACCCCTGAACAGGCAAATCTCTTATACGACCCGCAGACCTCCGGAGGGCTTTTAATATCCGTGCCTTTCGAAAGGCTTCAACAGTTGATAGAACGTCTTTCTGCTGCTAAAATTTTAGGCGCAGTAATCGGGGAGGTTGCGGAAAAGAGGACACCTGTTATTGTTGTTGAGTAA
- a CDS encoding DUF6516 family protein, giving the protein MPSIHDLERIAEIEFADIVAGTIFINHKLRIFLTDSSFIDVNLSQRLPDKFGFHWERMNKAGEVFRYDNFPDPSWKNVSTYPYHFHNSAQEGVEAAPFPLDVIKGFRAFMEFVRNKVKE; this is encoded by the coding sequence ATGCCTTCAATCCACGATCTGGAGAGGATTGCTGAGATAGAATTCGCTGACATTGTAGCCGGGACTATATTTATTAACCACAAGCTTAGAATATTTCTGACAGATAGCAGCTTTATAGATGTCAACCTTTCGCAGAGGCTCCCAGATAAATTCGGTTTCCATTGGGAACGAATGAATAAGGCCGGCGAGGTATTCCGCTACGATAATTTCCCTGATCCAAGCTGGAAGAATGTCAGCACCTATCCATACCACTTTCATAACAGCGCACAAGAAGGAGTAGAGGCGGCACCTTTTCCGTTGGATGTCATAAAAGGTTTCAGGGCGTTCATGGAATTTGTTAGAAATAAAGTAAAGGAATGA
- a CDS encoding antitoxin family protein, which produces MVKTLHAVYEHGILRPLEPIDDIEENAEVELTLSIEKKVIHPILRFAGILKEEEANQMMKTVDDEFERVNPDEWKD; this is translated from the coding sequence ATGGTTAAGACATTGCATGCAGTCTATGAACATGGGATATTGAGGCCTTTGGAGCCGATAGACGATATTGAGGAGAACGCAGAAGTAGAATTGACTCTGAGCATAGAAAAGAAAGTCATTCATCCTATTTTAAGGTTTGCCGGCATATTGAAGGAAGAAGAGGCAAATCAGATGATGAAGACCGTAGACGATGAGTTTGAGAGGGTTAATCCTGATGAATGGAAAGATTAG
- a CDS encoding tetratricopeptide repeat protein: MDEKSKIIDKAQKLLQKGYLDKAIAEYKKVVEKYPKDTTIRLRVGDLYVKVGKKDEAIKEYGEVAKIHTKGGFNLKAIAVYKQILKLDEGQLEIYFKLSDLYTNQRLIADAVASLSVLVSFYEKKGKADEAIDVLKKMITVDPQNVGVRLKLADYYKTKGFTNDALAEYVVAFNSLLKDGKIDKAEKLYEGLYADNRRNINIIEGLVEVYRIKGDKTHLIRYWKELANLYKEKGEAEKRKEIYKKILEIAPEDNDALNALGIKPAVEEPAQKAAPSKVPAEDKTAKEPLIAWPEFTKDLFEEPREKPEQIAAPAPLKEEPLISWDEMIEVSEEAGRGAAPREPETSVKQPVEEAPIIEMPEIQAAEITEEEPLIEMPEVHAAETKEDAQRISPIPSEEKARAEEIAGEIAPEYIEPAEELPQVEEAEVLEAVEEVAPKHGLEGLGLEGFLPEGATIIGEMESQPDEEGYVDLSSELGLEEALDFLTESWAPDEKGKETFTEFKHGVEKQLSREDTETHYNLGIAYMEMELFDDAMREFKIALKNPVFEFDCYARLGLSLRTKGDYEEAIGNFLKGLKVSGRTDEERKGIMYELGLTYEAACLTHEALEVFTSVFEMDEWFREVSYKIQELRKKLEEEIEAGAIPSTDDMIEVELL; this comes from the coding sequence ATGGATGAGAAAAGCAAAATAATAGATAAGGCTCAAAAGCTGCTGCAGAAAGGATACCTTGACAAGGCCATTGCCGAATACAAAAAGGTGGTCGAAAAGTATCCAAAAGACACGACTATTCGTTTGCGGGTAGGAGACCTTTATGTAAAGGTTGGCAAGAAGGATGAGGCCATAAAGGAATATGGCGAGGTGGCCAAAATACATACAAAGGGAGGATTCAACCTAAAGGCCATTGCTGTTTACAAGCAGATCCTTAAATTAGATGAAGGACAGTTGGAGATATATTTTAAGCTGTCAGACCTTTACACAAACCAAAGGCTGATAGCAGATGCTGTAGCGTCATTAAGTGTTCTGGTCAGTTTTTATGAAAAGAAGGGAAAGGCTGATGAGGCAATCGATGTTTTAAAAAAGATGATAACAGTCGACCCTCAGAATGTCGGGGTAAGGCTCAAGCTTGCTGACTATTATAAGACGAAAGGGTTTACAAATGATGCGCTTGCGGAATATGTCGTGGCATTTAATAGTCTTCTTAAGGACGGCAAAATAGATAAGGCTGAAAAGCTTTACGAAGGGTTATATGCTGATAACAGGAGAAATATAAATATAATAGAAGGGCTTGTGGAGGTATACAGGATTAAGGGTGACAAAACCCATCTTATAAGATATTGGAAAGAACTGGCAAACCTGTATAAGGAAAAAGGCGAGGCTGAAAAGAGAAAAGAGATTTATAAGAAGATACTTGAGATTGCCCCGGAAGATAATGATGCCCTGAATGCCCTCGGCATAAAGCCGGCAGTAGAGGAGCCTGCTCAAAAAGCTGCACCTTCAAAAGTTCCTGCAGAAGATAAGACCGCAAAAGAACCGCTCATAGCATGGCCTGAATTTACCAAAGACCTCTTTGAAGAGCCTCGGGAAAAACCTGAACAGATAGCAGCGCCTGCCCCCTTGAAAGAGGAACCTTTAATATCATGGGATGAAATGATAGAGGTAAGTGAGGAGGCGGGGAGAGGGGCTGCGCCTCGCGAGCCGGAGACCAGCGTAAAGCAGCCGGTTGAAGAGGCGCCCATTATAGAGATGCCGGAGATTCAGGCGGCTGAAATAACAGAAGAAGAGCCTCTCATAGAGATGCCGGAGGTTCATGCAGCAGAAACAAAAGAAGATGCCCAGCGCATATCACCTATACCTTCTGAAGAAAAGGCCCGTGCAGAAGAGATTGCAGGAGAAATAGCTCCGGAATACATTGAACCTGCGGAAGAACTGCCCCAAGTGGAAGAGGCAGAAGTTTTAGAGGCAGTTGAAGAAGTTGCGCCAAAGCATGGTTTAGAGGGATTGGGACTGGAAGGGTTTTTGCCTGAAGGGGCAACTATAATAGGAGAGATGGAGTCCCAGCCTGATGAAGAGGGATATGTTGACCTTTCTTCAGAATTAGGGCTGGAAGAGGCCCTGGATTTTTTGACTGAATCCTGGGCTCCTGACGAAAAGGGTAAGGAGACCTTTACGGAATTTAAACACGGCGTGGAAAAACAGTTGAGCAGAGAGGATACTGAAACCCATTATAACCTTGGCATTGCATATATGGAGATGGAACTCTTTGATGATGCCATGAGGGAATTCAAGATTGCTTTGAAAAACCCTGTATTTGAATTTGATTGTTATGCCAGGCTTGGTTTGAGCCTTAGGACAAAAGGAGATTACGAGGAGGCTATAGGCAATTTTTTAAAAGGGCTTAAAGTTAGCGGAAGGACAGATGAAGAGCGGAAAGGGATCATGTATGAACTTGGTCTGACCTACGAGGCCGCCTGCCTCACGCATGAGGCGTTGGAGGTCTTTACCTCCGTATTCGAGATGGATGAATGGTTTAGAGAGGTTTCTTATAAGATTCAGGAATTAAGAAAAAAGCTGGAAGAAGAAATTGAGGCCGGGGCTATTCCATCAACAGACGATATGATAGAGGTTGAACTCTTGTGA
- the selB gene encoding selenocysteine-specific translation elongation factor, translated as MPLIIGTAGHIDHGKTSLIKALTGMDTDRLKEEKERGISIDLGFAYLDLPDGTKAGIVDVPGHERFIRNMLAGATGIDLVLFVVAADDGIMPQTREHLDIMHLLEIKSGIFVITKIDLVDVGQINKVSEDIKTLTKDTCLKDSPIISVSSATGSGIDNLKNLIINEAEKILQRPEGGFFRLPIDRTFSIKGFGAVVTGTVLSGNINKNADAVIISKRATAPKKVKIRGMQSHFKEVSTIAAGQRAAINLSGISHTDIERGNMLVSPDMDMITDIADVSFEFLNSTKKPIKNYSIFKLYHMTDETMANVSFAGVNEVRPGAKVFGRVRLKEPMAMMRNDRFILRDHAINATIGGGRVLLPYPENVAVTFMLRDKRRLKPATTQDRQRQYQVLDSQDLSKILISILSDKDTFGIDSHAIRLMLNISEKGLEDLIASNKGEEEIVLIGGKLVLKQRINEMEQEVIHIINNYHKQMPGDIGIEEDNMAKAFKGAVPKAILQVVLGGLINCGKIARTGKVFSLPSYRRVTQGLDKEIEDAILSAFSSRHFDPVKMDEALQSHSCKKEDIKKVFQLLIKRGIVVKITEDSYISQAKLDEAKDKLTRWVDDKGKIKAAEFRDVLGCGRKFAIELLEYFDKEKITLRSGDYRVLRKTLSAKQ; from the coding sequence ATGCCCTTAATCATCGGCACAGCAGGACATATTGACCACGGCAAGACCAGCCTTATAAAGGCGCTCACCGGCATGGATACCGACCGCCTGAAAGAGGAAAAGGAGCGCGGCATATCCATTGACTTGGGTTTTGCTTACCTTGATTTGCCTGATGGTACAAAGGCAGGGATTGTGGATGTGCCTGGCCATGAGAGATTTATAAGGAATATGTTGGCAGGGGCTACAGGCATTGACCTCGTTTTATTTGTTGTTGCCGCTGATGACGGCATAATGCCGCAGACAAGAGAGCATCTTGATATAATGCATCTCCTTGAAATCAAGAGCGGCATATTTGTAATTACAAAGATTGATTTGGTTGACGTCGGACAAATAAATAAAGTATCAGAAGATATAAAAACGTTGACTAAAGATACCTGCCTTAAAGACTCGCCCATCATTTCAGTTTCCTCTGCAACAGGCTCCGGCATAGATAATCTTAAAAATCTCATAATAAATGAAGCTGAAAAAATTTTACAAAGGCCCGAAGGCGGTTTTTTCAGGCTACCTATTGACCGCACATTTTCAATAAAGGGTTTTGGCGCTGTTGTTACAGGAACGGTTTTATCAGGTAATATAAATAAAAATGCCGATGCTGTTATCATTTCGAAACGGGCAACTGCTCCTAAAAAAGTGAAAATAAGAGGCATGCAGAGCCACTTCAAAGAGGTAAGCACAATAGCCGCAGGTCAGAGGGCTGCTATAAACTTAAGCGGTATATCTCATACAGACATTGAAAGAGGCAATATGCTCGTCTCTCCTGATATGGATATGATTACTGATATAGCTGATGTATCCTTTGAATTTCTGAATTCAACAAAAAAACCGATAAAAAATTATTCAATCTTCAAGCTTTACCACATGACAGATGAAACTATGGCAAATGTATCATTTGCCGGTGTGAATGAGGTCCGCCCCGGCGCTAAGGTGTTTGGCCGGGTAAGACTAAAAGAGCCGATGGCTATGATGAGGAACGACAGATTCATATTAAGAGACCATGCCATAAACGCTACAATAGGCGGCGGCCGTGTGCTTCTCCCTTACCCCGAAAATGTAGCCGTAACCTTTATGTTGCGTGATAAACGCAGGCTAAAGCCTGCGACTACCCAAGATAGACAAAGGCAATATCAAGTTTTAGATAGTCAGGATTTAAGCAAAATTTTAATATCCATTTTATCAGACAAAGACACTTTTGGCATAGACAGTCATGCAATACGGCTTATGCTTAATATTTCTGAAAAGGGGCTTGAGGATCTTATAGCCTCTAACAAGGGGGAAGAGGAGATTGTCCTGATTGGCGGCAAATTAGTTTTGAAACAAAGGATTAATGAGATGGAACAGGAGGTCATTCATATTATAAATAATTATCATAAGCAAATGCCCGGCGATATAGGGATTGAGGAAGATAATATGGCAAAGGCATTTAAAGGCGCTGTTCCTAAAGCAATTCTGCAGGTTGTATTGGGCGGTCTTATAAATTGTGGTAAGATTGCCAGAACCGGCAAGGTATTCAGCCTGCCGTCATACAGGCGCGTAACTCAGGGATTGGATAAGGAGATAGAGGATGCAATTTTATCGGCATTTTCCAGCAGGCATTTTGATCCGGTTAAAATGGACGAGGCTCTGCAATCCCATTCCTGTAAAAAAGAAGATATAAAAAAGGTATTTCAACTTCTCATCAAAAGAGGTATTGTTGTCAAGATTACAGAAGACAGCTATATCTCTCAGGCTAAGTTGGATGAGGCTAAAGATAAGCTGACAAGATGGGTTGATGATAAAGGAAAAATAAAGGCCGCAGAGTTCCGTGATGTTCTCGGCTGCGGAAGAAAATTTGCCATAGAGCTTCTGGAATATTTTGATAAAGAAAAGATTACGCTGAGAAGCGGGGATTATAGGGTGTTAAGAAAAACATTAAGCGCTAAGCAGTGA
- a CDS encoding 4Fe-4S dicluster domain-containing protein — MSQFEQILQPLEPKTLEEKLYLVRFKTDTESHLKVDSEKCRVCKDKGCIYICPADVYKMDEKENIVISFEACLECGTCRIACDFIEWKNPKGGYGVCYRYG, encoded by the coding sequence ATGAGCCAATTTGAACAAATATTACAACCACTTGAACCCAAAACCCTTGAGGAAAAGCTCTATCTTGTCAGGTTCAAAACTGATACAGAGAGCCATTTGAAGGTTGACTCTGAGAAATGCAGGGTTTGTAAAGATAAAGGTTGTATCTATATCTGTCCGGCAGATGTTTACAAAATGGATGAGAAGGAGAATATCGTAATCTCTTTTGAGGCGTGTCTTGAATGCGGCACTTGCAGGATTGCATGTGATTTTATAGAATGGAAAAATCCAAAGGGCGGGTATGGGGTGTGTTATAGATATGGATAA
- a CDS encoding DUF3047 domain-containing protein: MKRVWKINFVSFFFLLQCILLSDIAASQSNILAVGSFNGLKEGTAPAEWAIKEWKGKADVQIVKDEAGHVLRLRSEKTSTALYKEIEFNIKDYPFLNWRWKTTKIPTGGDVRKKDTDDQAAQIYVVFPKFPSQINSRMLGYIWDTSAPAGSEVTSAKLSTTRYIVLKSGAGEIGKWFAEKRNIYEDYKRLFNEEPPTVGSIALMIDSDDTKTSAESFFDDIYFSKE; encoded by the coding sequence ATGAAGAGAGTTTGGAAAATCAATTTTGTATCCTTCTTTTTTTTATTGCAATGTATTCTGCTTTCAGATATTGCTGCAAGCCAGAGCAATATCCTGGCGGTCGGCAGTTTTAATGGCTTGAAAGAAGGGACAGCGCCGGCTGAATGGGCAATAAAGGAATGGAAGGGCAAGGCAGATGTCCAGATTGTAAAGGACGAGGCAGGCCATGTTTTACGGCTAAGGAGCGAGAAAACATCCACTGCCTTATATAAGGAAATTGAGTTTAATATAAAAGATTATCCATTTCTTAACTGGCGCTGGAAGACAACAAAGATTCCGACAGGCGGCGATGTGAGGAAAAAAGATACAGACGACCAGGCTGCCCAGATATATGTCGTATTTCCCAAATTTCCATCTCAGATAAACAGCAGGATGCTTGGATATATATGGGATACAAGCGCCCCGGCGGGAAGCGAGGTTACGAGCGCCAAATTATCCACAACCAGATATATTGTCCTTAAAAGCGGGGCAGGCGAGATCGGGAAATGGTTTGCAGAAAAGCGGAATATTTACGAGGATTACAAGAGGCTGTTTAACGAAGAGCCTCCAACAGTTGGAAGCATAGCGCTCATGATAGATTCTGACGATACAAAGACCAGCGCAGAGAGTTTTTTTGACGATATATATTTTTCCAAAGAATAA
- a CDS encoding peptidylprolyl isomerase gives MGELKDTRAVIETKFGNIELKFYPDVAPNHVQNFIKLSKEGFYDGAIFHRVIPGFMIQGGDPNTKGANKNIYGTGGPGYNVKAEFNNISHKRGILSMGRSQHPDSAGSQFFIVVKDSQFLDHEYTVFGEVVNGMEAADKIVNLPRDSSDIPNERVEMKVKIIEQP, from the coding sequence ATGGGAGAATTAAAGGACACAAGGGCGGTAATTGAAACAAAATTTGGCAATATTGAGTTGAAGTTTTATCCGGATGTTGCGCCAAATCATGTGCAAAATTTTATAAAACTTTCCAAAGAAGGTTTTTACGACGGCGCCATATTTCACAGGGTTATACCGGGTTTTATGATTCAAGGGGGGGATCCGAACACAAAGGGGGCGAATAAAAATATTTATGGCACAGGCGGCCCTGGTTACAATGTGAAGGCTGAATTTAATAATATAAGCCATAAAAGAGGTATATTATCAATGGGGAGGTCGCAGCATCCAGACAGCGCAGGGTCACAGTTTTTTATAGTTGTTAAGGACTCTCAGTTTCTTGATCATGAGTATACCGTCTTCGGTGAGGTTGTGAATGGAATGGAAGCGGCGGATAAAATCGTCAATCTTCCGAGAGATTCAAGTGATATTCCTAACGAGCGGGTGGAGATGAAGGTTAAGATAATTGAGCAACCGTGA
- a CDS encoding FAD-dependent oxidoreductase, whose amino-acid sequence MADKFDCIIIGAGPSGIACAYTLAKAGLNVMVFERGEYPGSKNVSGGVLYSTILNKLIPEFWKDAPVERHVAKRRYSILSKDSEMAVELSFDSFNNPPYNNSFTVLRAKFDRWFAKKAEDAGAFILTETVVDDFIFENGKIIGVKARREGGDVLADVVVCAEGANSLLAEKAGLRKKPTDHQMITAAKEVISLPREAIEDRFGLSDDEGVTIEFFGDAVKGMIGSGFIYTNKDSLSVGVGCPIAVMKENNMRPNDLLDAFKSHPVVRKFLRGGKTEELSAKMIPELGCKNLSKFAANGLLIVGDAAGLVNPSLYREGSNMAMASGVMAAETILEAKKKSNFSESALSGFTKRLNDSFVMKDLKRYGDTPKKLSAMPQFFKEYPDAILKMAEGYFTISDMPKKEMQKQAWSAFKDKVSVWRFLWDMYKAKGSIL is encoded by the coding sequence ATGGCCGACAAATTTGACTGCATAATCATTGGCGCCGGTCCTTCCGGCATTGCCTGCGCATACACTCTGGCAAAGGCAGGGCTGAATGTTATGGTCTTTGAACGGGGAGAATATCCCGGCTCAAAAAATGTCTCAGGCGGGGTTTTGTATTCAACCATCCTCAATAAACTCATCCCTGAATTTTGGAAAGATGCGCCTGTGGAAAGGCATGTGGCAAAGCGAAGATATTCCATACTCTCAAAGGATTCTGAGATGGCTGTGGAATTAAGTTTTGACAGTTTCAATAACCCTCCCTACAACAACAGCTTCACAGTATTGCGCGCAAAATTTGACAGGTGGTTTGCAAAAAAAGCAGAGGATGCAGGGGCATTTATATTGACTGAAACAGTGGTCGATGATTTCATCTTTGAGAATGGAAAGATTATCGGGGTTAAGGCGAGGAGGGAGGGTGGCGATGTTCTTGCAGATGTGGTTGTTTGCGCAGAAGGCGCAAATTCTCTCCTTGCAGAAAAGGCGGGCCTCAGGAAAAAACCTACAGACCATCAGATGATAACCGCTGCCAAAGAGGTCATAAGCCTTCCACGTGAGGCTATAGAAGATAGATTCGGCTTGTCTGATGATGAAGGTGTGACCATAGAGTTTTTCGGCGACGCTGTTAAAGGGATGATAGGCTCAGGTTTTATCTATACCAATAAAGATTCACTATCCGTTGGTGTTGGCTGTCCCATAGCAGTTATGAAAGAAAATAATATGCGTCCCAATGATCTTCTTGATGCGTTCAAGTCACATCCGGTGGTAAGAAAGTTTTTAAGGGGAGGGAAGACCGAAGAATTGTCCGCAAAGATGATCCCTGAATTGGGCTGCAAGAATCTCTCAAAATTTGCTGCCAATGGTTTACTCATTGTCGGAGATGCGGCAGGTTTGGTAAATCCGTCTCTTTATCGTGAAGGCTCCAATATGGCGATGGCGTCAGGTGTAATGGCAGCAGAGACGATTCTTGAGGCAAAGAAGAAAAGTAATTTTTCAGAATCGGCGCTGAGCGGGTTTACAAAGAGATTAAATGACAGCTTCGTTATGAAAGATTTAAAAAGATACGGCGATACGCCGAAGAAGTTATCTGCAATGCCTCAATTTTTCAAAGAATATCCTGATGCGATTCTAAAAATGGCAGAAGGATATTTCACAATATCAGACATGCCAAAAAAAGAAATGCAGAAACAGGCATGGTCTGCTTTTAAGGACAAGGTCTCTGTATGGAGATTTCTGTGGGATATGTATAAGGCAAAGGGGTCGATTCTTTGA